From a single Camarhynchus parvulus chromosome 20, STF_HiC, whole genome shotgun sequence genomic region:
- the APCDD1L gene encoding protein APCDD1-like, with translation MVRCWWFAGLLVACAAAEPPCRQQLRHLQDSAGIAARLPPRLEGRWVSTGCEVRPGPEFLTRSYLFYTNRLFKALQFYYWDPSCRDPSYSLVIKGKLRLRQASWITRGATEADYHLHKVGIVFHSPKAMREVASRINQTSGEGCRGFLPPGRSWAPGALYEVLSAKTERDCTAALGFAMHELSLVRVERHFQPLLQPQQSGSRLVEELYLGDIHTDWGERLHYRPTGYQRPLQSALHHVHPCPACGIISRADEHHPPILPARAALPMQLSGSWVSTHCEVRPAVLFLTRYFTFHGNNHTWEGHYYHYSDPLCRQPTFTIYASGHYSQGIPSSKVRGGTELAFKVTQARVTPMDQVTVLMLNSSEPGSCGLEGSWSAGMEQDITATNGCLALGIKLPHTEYELFKTEQDTQERSLLYIGERPTDGSSPDSPDKRPTSYQAPLIQCAAASEEFSNYISLKYVGRKDANGIEALKPLPVAFLLFIALLFLRWD, from the exons CCTGCGCGGCCGCGGAGCCGCCCTGCCGCCAGCAGCTGCGCCACCTGCAGGACAGCGCCGGGATCGCCGCGCGGCTGCCGCCCCGCCTGGAGGGGCGCTGGGTCTCCACCGG GTGTGAGGTGCGGCCGGGGCCCGAGTTCCTGACCCGATCCTACCTCTTCTACACCAACCGGCTCTTCAAGGCCCTGCAGTTCTACTACTGGGACCCGTCCTGCCGCGACCCCTCCTACTCGCTGGTCATCAAGGGCAAGCTCCGGCTGCGCCAGGCCTCCTGGATCACCCGCGGCGCCACCGAGGCCGACTACCACCTCCACAAAGTGGGCATCGTGTTCCACAGCCCAAAGGCCATGCGGGAGGTGGCCTCCCGGATCAACCAGACCTCTGGCGAGGGCTGCCGCGGGTTCCTGCCCCCGGGGCGCTCCTGGGCTCCCGGAGCCCTGTACGAGGTGCTGAGCGCCAAGACGGAGCGCGACTGCACCGCGGCCCTGGGCTTCGCCATGCACGAGCTGAGCCTGGTGCGAGTGGAGAGGCACTTCCAGCCGCTGCTGCAGCCGCAGCAGAGCGGGAGCCGGCTGGTGGAGGAGCTCTACCTGGGGGACATCCACACGGACTGGGGGGAGAGGCTGCACTACCGCCCCACCGGCTACCAGCGCCCCTTGCAGAGCGCCCTG cACCACGTGCACCCCTGCCCGGCGTGCGGGATTATCTCCAGGGCCGATGAGCATCACCCCCCGATCCTGCCCGCCCGAGCCGCGCTGCCCATGCAGCTCAGCGGCAGCTGGGTCAGCACCCACTGCGAGGTCCGCCCGGCCGTGCTCTTCCTCACCAGGTACTTCACATTCCACGGCAACAACCACACCTGGGAAGGGCACTACTATCACTACTCCGACCcgctctgcaggcagcccacGTTCACCATCTACGCCTCCGGGCACTACAGCCAGGGCATCCCCTCCTCCAAGGTGCGCGGCGGCACCGAGCTGGCTTTTAAAGTCACCCAGGCTCGGGTGACGCCCATGGACCAGGTGACGGTGCTGATGCTCAACTCCTCGGAACCCGGGAGCTGCGGGCTGGAGGGCTCCTGGAGCGCCGGCATGGAGCAGGATATAACAGCCACGAACGGATGCTTGGCTCTGGGCATCAAGCTGCCCCACACCGAGTACGAGCTGTTCAAAACGGAGCAGGACACGCAGGAGCGCAGCCTCCTCTACATCGGGGAGCGGCCCACGGACGGCTCCAGCCCCGACAGCCCTGACAAGCGACCCACGTCCTACCAGGCCCCTCTGATCCAgtgtgctgcagcctcagaggAATTCTCCAACTACATTAGTCTGAAATACGTGGGAAGAAAGGATGCTAACGGGATCGAAGCACTAAAACCTTTGCCTGTGGCCTTTTTATTGTTTATAGCACTTCTGTTTTTAAGATGGGACTAG